Proteins from a genomic interval of Kribbella aluminosa:
- a CDS encoding glycosyl hydrolase family 18 protein, whose amino-acid sequence MSRLRTLAATAAVAATALITAAGVSLATPDATAANAATAAPQATSGGVKTAYFTQWGIYANAFYPKNLVTTGAAGKLDILNYAFANIDPANHTCFMANKAASQDENNPNAGDGAGDAFADYGKSYGADISVDGVGDVWNQPIQGNFNQLKKLKSKYPNLKILISIGGWTYSKYFSDAAATDASRKAFVSSCMNMFLKGDLPVIDGFGGAGSGAGIFDGVDIDWEYPGSPNGHVGNHYSPADKQNFTLLLAEFRAQLDAYGGQTGKKYYLTAATPAGQDKIANIETNKVGQYLDYNNVMTYDMHGGWEATGPTNFQDPLYTAPNDPSSPIPPGQGKYSVDSAVKAWTTGDSAYGIPGGFPANKLSIGYPFYYRGWKGVPATDNGRYQTATGPADGHALSGNVPGVSFYKELTGFVDSPAATHFDNATQSSWFYSNGTFWSGDNAQSIKAKADYQHCNGLAGAMMYSLEALDTGVTLFNNVVDSVNASTAGCSGPPTTPPTTPPTTPPTTPPTTPPTTPPTTPPGQASPWAPNTAYATGALVTYDGVTYKCIQGHTSLTGWEPPNVPALWGRV is encoded by the coding sequence ATGAGTCGATTGCGCACGCTCGCAGCCACCGCCGCCGTCGCGGCGACCGCCCTGATCACCGCCGCCGGCGTCTCTCTCGCGACCCCGGACGCCACCGCGGCCAACGCAGCCACCGCGGCGCCCCAGGCGACCAGCGGGGGCGTCAAGACGGCGTACTTCACCCAGTGGGGGATCTACGCCAACGCCTTCTACCCGAAGAACCTGGTCACCACCGGTGCCGCAGGCAAGCTGGACATCCTGAACTACGCCTTCGCGAACATCGACCCGGCCAACCACACCTGCTTCATGGCCAACAAGGCCGCGTCCCAGGACGAGAACAACCCGAACGCCGGTGACGGCGCCGGCGACGCGTTCGCCGACTACGGCAAGTCGTACGGCGCGGACATCAGTGTCGACGGGGTGGGTGACGTCTGGAACCAGCCGATCCAGGGGAACTTCAACCAGCTCAAGAAGCTCAAGTCGAAGTACCCGAACCTGAAGATCCTGATCTCGATCGGCGGCTGGACGTACTCCAAGTACTTCTCCGACGCCGCCGCCACCGACGCCTCACGCAAGGCCTTCGTGAGCTCCTGCATGAACATGTTCCTGAAGGGCGACCTGCCCGTGATCGACGGGTTCGGCGGCGCGGGCTCCGGGGCCGGCATCTTCGACGGCGTCGACATCGACTGGGAGTACCCGGGCTCACCGAACGGCCATGTCGGCAACCACTACAGCCCCGCCGACAAGCAGAACTTCACGCTGCTGCTGGCCGAGTTCCGCGCGCAGCTCGACGCGTACGGCGGCCAGACCGGCAAGAAGTACTACCTGACCGCCGCCACTCCGGCCGGCCAGGACAAGATCGCGAACATCGAGACGAACAAGGTCGGGCAGTACCTCGACTACAACAACGTGATGACGTACGACATGCACGGCGGCTGGGAGGCCACCGGGCCGACGAACTTCCAGGACCCGCTGTACACGGCGCCGAACGATCCGAGCAGCCCGATCCCGCCGGGGCAGGGCAAGTACTCGGTCGACTCCGCGGTGAAGGCGTGGACGACGGGCGACTCGGCGTACGGCATCCCGGGTGGGTTCCCGGCGAACAAGCTGAGCATCGGATATCCCTTCTACTACAGGGGATGGAAGGGTGTTCCGGCCACCGACAACGGTAGGTACCAGACGGCGACCGGGCCTGCCGACGGGCATGCGCTGAGCGGCAACGTGCCCGGGGTCTCGTTCTACAAGGAGCTCACCGGCTTTGTGGACAGCCCCGCCGCGACGCACTTCGACAACGCCACGCAGTCGAGCTGGTTCTACAGCAACGGCACGTTCTGGTCCGGGGACAACGCCCAGTCGATCAAGGCCAAGGCCGACTACCAGCACTGCAACGGGCTGGCCGGCGCGATGATGTACTCGCTCGAGGCACTGGACACGGGCGTCACCCTCTTCAACAACGTGGTCGACTCCGTCAACGCGAGCACAGCCGGCTGCAGCGGCCCGCCGACGACTCCCCCGACGACACCGCCGACCACTCCGCCCACGACACCACCCACGACTCCCCCCACCACGCCCCCGACCACCCCTCCGGGGCAGGCGTCTCCGTGGGCGCCGAACACGGCGTACGCGACCGGTGCACTCGTGACCTACGACGGTGTCACCTACAAGTGCATCCAGGGCCACACCTCCCTGACCGGCTGGGAGCCGCCGAACGTTCCCGCACTCTGGGGACGGGTCTGA
- a CDS encoding type II secretion system F family protein — protein sequence MGTEFLGTELLGTQPPGAQRPGHQLPARQLTGPQPAQPLSRHLRPRLARPWLLVPPTAAALLSTQALVSTLAITVVLLLAANQRAHHKRQKIITTRRATIIEALDVLSADLTAGRPPIAALEGAASISPDLQPVHAAAKLGADVPTALTRAATTPGATSLRALAAAWRVTEQSGATFAALTERLANSLRADEAIHRQTEASLATARSTARILATLPTAGIALGYALGAHPLTFLTTTAPGYFCLTTGLLLTTAGLHWTTRLSTPQT from the coding sequence TTGGGCACCGAGTTCCTGGGCACCGAGCTCCTGGGCACCCAGCCCCCTGGCGCCCAACGCCCAGGCCACCAACTCCCAGCCCGTCAGCTCACCGGCCCCCAGCCCGCCCAACCACTCAGCCGACACCTCCGCCCCCGACTAGCCCGCCCCTGGCTCCTCGTCCCACCAACAGCCGCAGCCCTCCTCAGCACCCAAGCGCTCGTCTCCACCCTCGCCATCACCGTCGTACTACTCCTAGCCGCCAACCAACGAGCCCACCACAAGCGCCAGAAGATCATCACCACCCGCCGCGCCACCATCATCGAAGCCCTGGACGTCCTGTCCGCCGACCTCACCGCCGGTCGCCCACCAATCGCCGCCCTGGAAGGCGCAGCCTCCATCAGCCCGGACCTCCAGCCAGTGCACGCAGCCGCCAAACTCGGCGCAGACGTCCCCACCGCCCTCACGAGAGCCGCAACCACCCCCGGCGCCACCAGCCTCCGCGCCCTGGCCGCCGCCTGGCGCGTCACCGAACAATCCGGCGCCACCTTCGCCGCCCTCACCGAACGCCTCGCCAACTCCCTCCGCGCCGACGAAGCCATCCACCGCCAAACCGAAGCCAGCCTCGCCACCGCCCGCTCCACAGCCCGAATCCTCGCCACCCTCCCCACCGCCGGCATAGCCCTCGGCTACGCCCTGGGCGCCCACCCCCTCACCTTCCTAACCACCACCGCACCCGGCTACTTCTGCCTAACCACAGGCCTCCTCCTAACCACCGCAGGCCTCCACTGGACCACCCGCCTATCCACCCCCCAAACCTGA
- a CDS encoding TadE family type IV pilus minor pilin — protein MHHQTNLAPRPALALRTTTRPHSYRSIRTDRAAQTDKHSLSNHAIALTCVAGPNSKPAIGGRRRGRGESRRDDRGAVTAEMALVLPVLVALLLLGIWSIGLVVMNIRCIDAARDVARAVARGESPEGAEAIGHRTVPTGTITITRDDSDIHVTVTAKPTHSPPLLTFITPTQLTATATLQAEPGTP, from the coding sequence ATGCACCACCAAACAAACCTCGCCCCACGGCCAGCCCTCGCTCTCCGGACCACCACCAGACCTCACTCATACCGAAGCATTCGCACCGACCGAGCCGCCCAGACCGACAAGCACTCGTTGTCAAACCACGCCATCGCCTTGACGTGTGTCGCTGGACCCAACAGCAAGCCGGCCATCGGCGGTCGGCGTCGAGGAAGAGGTGAGAGTCGGAGAGATGACCGAGGAGCCGTCACTGCTGAGATGGCGTTGGTACTTCCGGTGTTGGTAGCCCTGCTGCTGTTGGGAATCTGGTCCATCGGTCTGGTCGTGATGAACATCCGATGCATCGACGCCGCTCGCGATGTAGCACGTGCGGTCGCCCGCGGCGAATCACCCGAAGGCGCGGAAGCGATCGGACACCGAACAGTGCCCACCGGAACGATCACCATCACCCGCGACGACTCGGACATCCACGTGACCGTGACTGCCAAACCCACCCACTCCCCACCGCTCCTGACCTTCATCACTCCCACCCAACTCACCGCCACAGCCACCCTCCAAGCCGAACCAGGCACCCCATGA
- a CDS encoding type II secretion system F family protein — protein sequence MPQALAAAVTVALSTYLFIPPRPDLRRLTRPRRRTTPRPPRTHRLAATAAALAALTLLDFPWSLIPAAIAYYAIPKALSRLEPAATKQRNLQISRDLPLAIDLLTASLRAGRPPQQALSLVAEALPGPLADIFTKIAHHLALGADPTTAWSHLSSEPSCAPMARAISRSVRSGAALSKTLEHLADETRRTNHHAADQHARSAESRATLPLGLCFLPAFVLLSIVPTIADALIPYLLHP from the coding sequence ATGCCCCAAGCCCTGGCCGCCGCTGTAACCGTTGCCCTAAGCACCTACCTGTTCATTCCACCCCGCCCCGACCTCCGCCGCCTAACCCGACCCCGACGACGCACCACCCCCCGCCCTCCTCGCACCCACCGTCTAGCCGCAACCGCCGCCGCCCTAGCCGCCCTCACCCTCCTCGACTTCCCCTGGAGCCTCATCCCGGCCGCCATCGCCTACTACGCCATCCCCAAAGCTCTATCTCGCCTAGAACCCGCAGCCACCAAACAACGCAACCTCCAAATCTCCCGCGACCTCCCCCTGGCCATAGACCTCCTGACCGCCTCTCTACGAGCCGGTCGCCCACCCCAACAGGCCCTGTCCCTTGTAGCCGAAGCCCTCCCCGGCCCACTGGCAGACATCTTCACCAAAATCGCCCACCACCTAGCCCTGGGCGCCGACCCAACCACCGCCTGGTCCCACCTCAGCTCCGAACCCTCCTGCGCCCCCATGGCCCGAGCAATCTCCCGCTCCGTCCGCTCCGGAGCAGCCCTCTCCAAAACCCTCGAACACCTCGCCGACGAAACCCGCCGCACCAACCACCACGCCGCCGACCAACACGCCCGCTCCGCCGAATCCCGAGCCACCCTCCCCCTAGGCCTCTGCTTCCTCCCCGCCTTCGTCCTGCTCTCAATAGTCCCCACCATCGCCGACGCCTTGATCCCCTACCTCCTCCACCCCTGA
- the ssd gene encoding septum site-determining protein Ssd, whose translation MDTNPPPPSVLMATTNEALLEDLLRLAAAASVTPHVERDLRALRRNWHAGSLVVIGRDLAEPLARVQPPHRPGVVVVGSIPDGDDLYRAAFDIGADLVCRLPADEPLLAGRLADALDGTTRAALTLAFVGGCGGAGSTTLAVAVAVLGNRRGFRTMLIDGDPLGGGIELALGIERDPGDRWPKLLNASGRVSAAALRSALPSVDGLTVLSWDQSDVTVLPPDTMSSVIGAAQRSTDLVVLDLPRRADPAVEEGFVRSTATLLVVPCDVRSVAAAKRLSGPLRSVAGDVRVVARDSRPGLAPTDVAAHLCLPLATKLGIDPKVPAAMDEGRFAPHRRSPLTRAAADILNLFDLVSLEPV comes from the coding sequence ATGGACACCAACCCACCACCCCCATCGGTGCTGATGGCAACTACCAACGAAGCCCTGCTCGAAGACCTCCTCCGGCTCGCCGCGGCCGCATCCGTCACGCCGCACGTCGAGCGCGACCTTCGCGCCCTGCGACGCAACTGGCATGCCGGTTCCCTGGTCGTGATCGGCCGCGACCTGGCCGAGCCGCTCGCCCGTGTGCAGCCCCCGCACCGCCCCGGCGTCGTCGTGGTCGGCTCGATCCCGGACGGCGACGACCTCTACCGCGCCGCCTTCGACATCGGCGCCGACCTGGTCTGCCGGCTTCCCGCCGACGAGCCGCTGCTGGCCGGCAGACTGGCTGACGCCCTCGACGGCACCACCCGCGCCGCGCTGACACTGGCCTTCGTCGGTGGCTGTGGGGGAGCCGGCTCGACCACACTCGCCGTCGCGGTCGCCGTGCTCGGCAACCGGCGCGGGTTCCGGACCATGCTCATCGACGGTGACCCGCTCGGCGGCGGCATCGAGCTTGCCCTCGGCATCGAGCGCGACCCCGGCGACCGCTGGCCCAAGTTGCTGAACGCGTCCGGCCGGGTGAGCGCCGCCGCACTCCGTTCCGCCCTACCGTCGGTCGACGGCCTGACGGTCCTGTCCTGGGACCAGTCCGACGTCACGGTCCTACCGCCGGACACGATGAGTTCGGTGATCGGCGCCGCCCAACGCAGCACCGACCTGGTCGTCCTGGACCTGCCCCGGCGTGCCGATCCTGCCGTCGAGGAAGGTTTCGTCCGCTCGACGGCAACCCTCCTCGTGGTGCCGTGCGACGTCCGCTCGGTCGCCGCCGCCAAGCGCCTCTCCGGACCGCTCCGATCCGTCGCCGGCGACGTTCGCGTCGTCGCCCGGGACTCCCGCCCCGGCCTGGCGCCCACGGACGTCGCCGCCCACCTCTGCTTGCCCTTGGCAACCAAGCTCGGCATCGACCCCAAAGTTCCCGCGGCCATGGACGAAGGCCGCTTCGCCCCGCACCGCCGAAGTCCGCTGACCCGGGCCGCCGCCGACATCCTCAACCTGTTCGACCTCGTGTCCCTGGAGCCCGTATGA
- a CDS encoding LysR family transcriptional regulator: MNVEDLRWFVVLAETEHLTEAAAALGTSQPNLTRSLQRVERAFGVPLFERERRGVRLNPYGRLVLEAARAGTAAVDTARRRIDALLDPESGTVRLAFLHSVATSLMPDLLKAFRAEAPQVEFELRQEPAHDIVQDLESGEAEIAIIAPRPDPSRFDWQLLERQRLFLHVPPGHALATRRRVELEAARDEAFVGLQPGFGFRRVTDRLCREAGFSPQLAFEATDLATIDSLVGAGLGVAILPAGAVRGNDSGAVPVPLAGVRAQREIGMSWRSSTPLTPAAERFRAFVRSRPVTTS; the protein is encoded by the coding sequence ATGAACGTCGAAGATCTGCGGTGGTTCGTGGTGCTGGCGGAGACCGAGCATCTCACCGAGGCGGCCGCCGCGCTCGGTACCAGCCAGCCGAATCTGACCCGGTCGCTGCAGCGCGTCGAGCGGGCCTTCGGGGTGCCGTTGTTCGAGCGGGAGCGTCGCGGCGTACGGCTGAATCCGTACGGGCGGCTGGTGCTGGAGGCGGCGCGGGCCGGGACCGCGGCGGTGGATACCGCTCGGCGTCGGATCGATGCGCTGCTCGACCCGGAGTCGGGGACGGTCCGGCTGGCGTTCCTGCACTCGGTGGCGACCAGCCTGATGCCGGACCTGCTCAAGGCGTTCCGGGCGGAGGCGCCGCAGGTCGAGTTCGAGCTGCGGCAGGAGCCGGCGCACGACATCGTCCAGGATCTGGAGAGCGGGGAGGCCGAGATCGCGATCATCGCGCCGCGGCCGGACCCTTCGCGGTTCGACTGGCAGCTGCTGGAGCGGCAGCGGTTGTTCCTGCACGTACCGCCTGGGCATGCGCTCGCCACGCGGCGTCGCGTGGAGCTGGAGGCCGCGCGCGACGAGGCGTTCGTCGGGTTGCAGCCCGGGTTCGGGTTCCGGCGGGTGACGGACCGGTTGTGCCGCGAGGCGGGGTTCAGCCCGCAGTTGGCGTTCGAGGCGACCGACCTCGCGACAATCGACAGCCTGGTCGGTGCCGGGCTCGGCGTGGCGATCCTGCCGGCCGGTGCGGTCCGCGGGAACGACAGCGGCGCGGTCCCCGTCCCGCTGGCCGGCGTACGGGCGCAGCGGGAGATCGGGATGTCGTGGCGATCGAGCACGCCGTTGACGCCTGCTGCGGAGCGGTTCCGTGCGTTCGTGCGATCCCGCCCGGTGACGACCAGTTGA
- a CDS encoding cellulose binding domain-containing protein, translating to MKRISLAIAAITAVVVALLTAQAASAAGVTASFTKVSDWGSGFEGKVTVTNGTTSSLSTWSVALDFPSGYGVSSTWDANHSSSGQTHTFTPPSWAGPLAPGATVSFGFNGSPGNFPGIAACRLNSGSCSGGGGGTVPGAPGGLSGTASASSVSLTWSGASGATSYNVYRNGTKVGSPTGTSYTDSGLSANTAYSYQVSASNSAGEGPKSSSISVTTGTGGGNTGTKQAAPYLYVGWGDPPNPATVMNATGIKAFTMAFVLSSGGCNPAWDGSRPLQGGADASTIAAIRAAGGDVVPSFGGWSGNKLGPNCGTPEALAGAYQQVINAYSLKAIDIDIENSDEFENEAVQDRILNALKIVKQNNQGIRTIVTFGTSTTGPTYYGNRLIDQSKALGANIDVFTLMPFDFGSSNIYNDTVGASQGLNNKLKATFGWSTAEAYAHQGISGMNGLSDQQEMTSTATWQNITNWAKSNGLGRLAFWSVNRDRGCAGGGVVSNCSGIAQGDWDFTRITAGF from the coding sequence ATGAAACGCATCTCATTGGCGATAGCAGCCATTACCGCGGTGGTCGTCGCCCTGCTGACCGCGCAGGCGGCCAGTGCGGCAGGTGTCACTGCCAGCTTCACGAAAGTGTCCGACTGGGGCAGTGGCTTCGAAGGAAAGGTGACCGTCACCAACGGGACCACTAGTTCGCTCAGCACCTGGTCGGTCGCGCTGGACTTCCCGTCCGGGTACGGCGTCAGCAGCACGTGGGACGCCAACCACAGCAGCAGCGGCCAGACGCACACGTTCACCCCGCCGAGCTGGGCCGGTCCGCTCGCCCCTGGCGCGACCGTCTCCTTCGGCTTCAACGGCAGCCCGGGCAACTTCCCGGGCATCGCCGCCTGCCGCTTGAACAGTGGCTCGTGCTCAGGCGGCGGTGGCGGCACCGTCCCCGGCGCACCAGGTGGTCTGTCAGGTACGGCGTCTGCGTCGTCGGTCAGCCTCACGTGGTCGGGCGCCTCCGGTGCGACCAGCTACAACGTCTACCGGAACGGTACGAAGGTCGGCAGCCCCACGGGTACGTCGTACACGGACTCCGGCCTGTCCGCGAACACGGCGTACAGCTACCAGGTCAGCGCGTCGAACAGCGCCGGTGAAGGACCGAAGAGCAGCAGCATCTCCGTGACCACAGGCACCGGCGGCGGGAACACGGGCACCAAGCAGGCCGCGCCGTACCTCTACGTGGGCTGGGGCGACCCGCCGAACCCGGCTACCGTCATGAACGCGACCGGTATCAAGGCGTTCACCATGGCGTTCGTGCTCTCGTCCGGTGGCTGCAACCCGGCCTGGGACGGCAGCCGCCCGCTGCAGGGCGGTGCGGACGCCAGCACGATCGCCGCGATCCGAGCGGCCGGCGGTGACGTCGTACCGTCGTTCGGCGGCTGGAGCGGCAACAAGCTCGGGCCGAACTGCGGTACGCCGGAAGCGCTCGCCGGGGCGTACCAGCAGGTGATCAACGCGTACAGCCTGAAGGCGATCGACATCGACATCGAGAACTCCGACGAGTTCGAGAACGAGGCCGTGCAGGACCGGATCCTGAACGCGCTGAAGATCGTCAAGCAGAACAACCAAGGGATCAGGACGATCGTCACGTTCGGTACGTCGACGACCGGTCCGACGTACTACGGCAACCGGCTGATCGACCAGTCCAAGGCGCTCGGCGCGAACATCGACGTGTTCACGCTGATGCCGTTCGACTTCGGCAGCTCGAACATCTACAACGACACGGTCGGCGCGTCCCAGGGCTTGAACAACAAGCTGAAGGCCACCTTCGGCTGGTCCACCGCGGAGGCGTACGCGCACCAGGGCATCTCCGGGATGAACGGCCTGTCCGACCAGCAGGAGATGACCAGCACCGCGACCTGGCAGAACATCACCAACTGGGCCAAGAGCAACGGGCTCGGCCGGCTGGCGTTCTGGTCGGTGAACCGCGACCGCGGCTGTGCCGGCGGCGGTGTGGTGTCGAACTGCAGCGGTATCGCCCAGGGCGACTGGGACTTCACCCGCATCACCGCAGGGTTCTAA
- a CDS encoding DUF4244 domain-containing protein gives MPTPAPATSTHPTATHLTTHPAPSRTTHPTPHRTSTAPGSAGPGSTAPASAAPASNDPASNALTCSPSIPDTTDPTAPPSNALIRPPATSIRRRRSRADQGAITAEYAVLIVGVCGFGGAMVALLRSPAMQAVLKAIMNFGLKIAGVEGVHL, from the coding sequence ATGCCAACCCCCGCACCAGCCACCAGCACCCACCCCACCGCCACCCATCTCACAACTCACCCCGCACCTTCCCGCACAACCCACCCGACGCCCCATCGCACATCCACCGCTCCCGGATCTGCCGGCCCCGGATCCACCGCCCCGGCGTCCGCCGCACCCGCCTCGAACGATCCCGCGTCGAACGCACTCACATGCAGCCCGTCCATCCCCGACACAACCGACCCAACCGCGCCCCCTTCCAACGCGCTCATTCGCCCTCCAGCCACGAGCATCCGACGCCGCAGATCCCGTGCAGACCAGGGCGCGATAACCGCCGAGTACGCCGTACTCATCGTCGGCGTCTGCGGCTTCGGCGGAGCAATGGTCGCCCTCCTCAGATCCCCCGCAATGCAGGCCGTCCTGAAAGCAATCATGAACTTCGGCCTCAAGATTGCCGGCGTCGAAGGCGTCCACCTCTAA
- a CDS encoding TadA family conjugal transfer-associated ATPase produces MTITAVPDGLLDRVRGTLAITGAAPTPVHVAAALRADGTICGDAMVLAVVTALRREALGAGPLDSLLAEPGVTDILVNGPDEVYIDRGHGLEFVAIRTGDEQALRRLATRLAAAAGRRLDDSTPYVDVRLADGTRFHAVLAPIAAPGTCLSLRIPSRKVFTLDDLIAAGALPPAGAAILHDLLDSRVAFLISGGTGTGKTTLLNSLLSLTNPAERLVLVEDANELRPDHPHVVRLEARPPNIEGAGEISLRDLVRQALRMRPDRLVVGEVRGPEVVDLLTALNTGHEGGCGTIHANSAADVPARLEALGALAGLTQPAIHSQAASALHAVIHLTRSPAGHRRIAEIHTLTKPPNARLTTQPAITFHSDNTHTLHPAAHLFTTPKPTP; encoded by the coding sequence ATGACCATCACCGCTGTTCCCGACGGGCTGCTCGACCGCGTCCGAGGCACGCTCGCCATCACCGGAGCCGCGCCGACACCCGTTCACGTCGCGGCAGCGCTCCGCGCCGACGGCACGATCTGCGGCGACGCGATGGTCCTCGCGGTCGTCACCGCCCTCCGCCGCGAGGCGCTCGGTGCCGGCCCGCTCGACAGCCTGCTCGCCGAGCCCGGCGTCACCGACATCCTGGTCAACGGCCCCGACGAGGTCTACATCGACCGCGGCCACGGCCTCGAGTTCGTCGCGATCCGCACCGGCGACGAACAGGCCCTCCGCCGCCTGGCCACCCGCCTCGCCGCCGCAGCCGGCCGCCGCCTCGACGACTCGACGCCGTACGTCGACGTCCGCCTCGCCGACGGCACCCGCTTCCACGCGGTTCTCGCCCCGATCGCCGCGCCCGGCACCTGCCTGTCGCTGCGCATCCCGTCCCGCAAGGTCTTCACTCTCGACGACCTGATAGCCGCCGGCGCCCTCCCCCCGGCCGGCGCCGCCATCCTGCACGACCTCCTCGACTCCCGAGTCGCCTTCCTGATCAGTGGCGGCACCGGCACCGGAAAGACCACCCTCCTCAACTCCCTGCTGTCATTGACGAATCCCGCCGAACGCCTGGTCCTCGTCGAGGACGCCAACGAACTCCGCCCCGACCATCCCCATGTGGTCCGCCTCGAAGCCCGCCCACCCAACATCGAAGGCGCCGGCGAGATCTCCCTCCGCGACCTGGTCCGCCAAGCCCTCCGCATGCGCCCTGACCGCCTGGTCGTCGGCGAAGTCCGCGGCCCCGAGGTGGTAGACCTCCTGACCGCCCTCAACACCGGCCACGAAGGCGGCTGCGGCACCATCCACGCCAACTCCGCCGCCGACGTCCCCGCCCGCCTCGAAGCCCTGGGCGCCCTAGCCGGCCTGACCCAGCCCGCCATCCACAGCCAAGCCGCCTCGGCCCTCCACGCCGTGATCCACCTGACCCGTTCCCCCGCAGGCCACCGCCGAATAGCTGAAATCCACACCCTCACCAAACCCCCCAACGCCCGACTGACCACCCAACCCGCCATCACCTTCCACTCCGACAACACCCACACCCTCCACCCCGCAGCCCACCTCTTCACCACCCCCAAACCCACCCCATGA
- a CDS encoding MFS transporter, which produces MHQSVAHQTGYLPGDPEYRKLSIALFAAGLATFALLYSTQPLLPELVTAFHVSPSQSAFSVSFATFGLGLALLVAGPASEVLGRTNLMRWSVAATSLFALLSAFAPTWHTLLALRGLQGIAMAGLPAVAMAYLREEVHEDSHARASGLYIAGTAVGGMAGRLIAGGLSDVGGWRFATGGIALVGVLCAAVVWLLLPASRNFRPSQARLFSSKVLKDPALLALYGIAATAVGAFVAVYNGAVFRLSGSPYLLSAGAAGLVFCVYLLGSAGSATAGTLADRYGRRKVVPIGCLITLAGVAITLAAPLPLIVLGLAVMTAGFFAVHGVASGWVPARAHASGVGTGQASSMYLFSFYLGSSVFGGLAGTAWSRAEWAGVAGEAGALFVVALILALLLRNVPSRVQN; this is translated from the coding sequence ATGCACCAGTCCGTCGCACACCAGACCGGGTACCTGCCCGGCGACCCGGAGTACCGCAAGCTCTCCATCGCTTTGTTCGCAGCCGGTCTCGCGACGTTCGCCCTGCTCTACAGCACCCAGCCGCTGCTGCCGGAGCTGGTCACGGCTTTCCACGTCTCCCCCAGTCAGAGCGCGTTCAGCGTGTCGTTCGCCACATTCGGCCTCGGGCTGGCGCTGCTGGTCGCCGGTCCGGCTTCAGAGGTCCTCGGCCGGACCAACCTCATGCGCTGGTCAGTCGCCGCGACGTCTCTCTTCGCCCTACTCAGCGCCTTCGCTCCCACCTGGCACACCCTGCTTGCGTTAAGAGGTCTGCAAGGGATCGCGATGGCCGGGCTCCCTGCGGTAGCCATGGCGTACCTGCGCGAGGAGGTGCACGAGGACAGCCATGCCCGGGCCAGCGGCCTCTACATCGCCGGTACGGCGGTTGGCGGTATGGCGGGTCGTCTCATCGCAGGCGGGCTGTCGGACGTCGGCGGGTGGCGCTTCGCGACCGGTGGGATCGCACTGGTCGGCGTACTGTGTGCGGCCGTCGTGTGGCTGCTGCTGCCTGCGTCACGCAATTTCCGCCCCAGCCAGGCCCGCCTGTTCTCGAGCAAGGTCCTCAAGGATCCCGCACTGCTCGCGCTGTACGGGATAGCTGCAACGGCGGTCGGCGCGTTCGTGGCTGTCTACAACGGCGCAGTGTTCCGCCTGTCCGGTTCGCCCTACCTGTTGAGCGCTGGGGCAGCGGGGCTGGTGTTCTGTGTGTACCTGCTCGGGTCAGCCGGGTCGGCAACCGCGGGGACTCTGGCCGACCGGTACGGGCGGCGCAAAGTGGTACCGATCGGCTGCTTGATCACTCTGGCCGGTGTGGCGATCACGCTGGCCGCTCCGCTGCCGCTGATCGTGCTGGGGCTCGCTGTGATGACAGCTGGGTTCTTCGCGGTCCACGGGGTCGCCAGTGGATGGGTACCGGCGCGGGCACACGCCAGCGGCGTCGGGACCGGGCAGGCGTCGAGCATGTACCTGTTCTCGTTTTACCTGGGGTCCTCGGTGTTCGGGGGACTTGCCGGTACGGCGTGGAGCCGGGCGGAGTGGGCCGGGGTCGCCGGAGAGGCCGGTGCGCTGTTCGTCGTCGCCCTGATCCTCGCCCTGCTGCTGAGGAACGTTCCCAGCCGGGTGCAAAACTAG